Proteins encoded in a region of the Pelmatolapia mariae isolate MD_Pm_ZW linkage group LG16_19, Pm_UMD_F_2, whole genome shotgun sequence genome:
- the cmss1 gene encoding protein CMSS1, which translates to MGDDLGDEWWQHEYKSDASEVEEEETEQKKKPAEKTKTKPEKRKIVTEKPAKAKKKKNNEQNEQMIPPRKETQDEKSAKPPKKRKKKKTITDVLATSEPKPGCPADLQDLVTQYFKDKRSVIEQEELKVQDSFFLSSNDLTHTLSSYLKQIAPKWAKIQKQHTEKSSVVLLVVCSSALRTIELIKQLTSFKGEAKAVKLFAKHIKIEEQVKLLQKGISHIGVGTPGRISALIEREGLSLQALRYLVLDWNWRDQKLRRMVDIPEIKQDLMKLLESGVLARCKEDKVKIGLF; encoded by the exons ATGCAtctgaggtggaggaggaggagacggaacaaaagaaaaagccagcagaaaaaacaaagacaaaaccagAGAAGAGGAAGATTGTAACAGAGAAGCCTGCTAAagccaagaagaagaaaaataatgagCAG AACGAGCAGATGATCCCTCCAAGGAAGGAGACTCAGGATGAAAAGTCTGctaaaccccccaaaaagagAAAG aaaaagaaaacgaTAACAGATGTCTTGGCCACCTCTGAGCCAAAACCAGGCTGTCCAGCTGACCTGCAGGATCTGGTTACGCAGTACTTTAAAGACAAGCGGTCTGTAATCGAGCAGGAGGAGCTCAAAGTGCAGG ACTCCTTTTTCCTGTCTAGTAATGACTTGACGCACACCCTCTCTTCTTATCTAAAACAGA tTGCTCCCAAGTGGGCAAAGATTCAAAAGCAGCACACGGAAAAAAGTTCTGTGGTTCTGCTTGTCGTCTGCAGCTCTGCTCTCCGAACCATCGAGCTCATCAA GCAGCTGACTAGTTTCAAGGGTGAAGCCAAAGCAGTGAAGCTTTTTGCGAAACATATCAAG ATAGAAGAGCAGgtgaagctgctgcagaaagGCATCTCCCACATAGGAGTGGGGACACCAGGGAGGATCAGTGCTCTCATTGAgagag AGGGTTTGAGCTTGCAGGCATTGAGATACCTGGTTCTGGACTGGAACTGGAGGGACCAGAAGCTCAGAAGGATGGTGGACATTCCTGAG ATCAAACAGGATCTTATGAAGCTGTTGGAGAGTGGCGTCTTGGCTCGCTGTAAGGAAGACAAAGTCAAAATTGGACTATTTTAA
- the tmem30c gene encoding transmembrane protein 30C, which translates to MGKVKGKSGPLARRPDNSAFKQQRLPAWSPMLTANTVLPFFYFMALICLLLGVWLLLTVQNTQEMKLDYTEAETCNECFEMRKNVSNANKTCICTVNFRIDKPFKGDVFFYYGLRNFHQNLRRYMDSRDDGQTVGRKKNLKDPSSYCEPFLKDPSGRPIAPCGAVANSIFNDSFTLWYHHPNGKDEVPLMREGLTWYTDKYIKFRNPKTDNLTLAEVFEGTAPPPYWQKPVYELDPSNPMNNGFINDDFIVWMREAAFPNFKKLYGILFRNDNPFTKGLPAGNYSIDISYNFPVQYFRGRKEVVLTTVTWFGGQNYFLPIAYLVTSGLILLTAVVLTVVWWKFGKDGKNMKK; encoded by the exons ATGGGGAAGGTGAAAGGCAAGTCCGGGCCCTTGGCTCGGAGACCCGACAACTCTGCTTTCAAACAGCAGCGGTTACCTGCCTGGTCTccaatgctaactgctaacacCGTGCTGCCGTTTTTCTACTTTATGGCTTTGATTTGTCTGCTGTTGGGAGTATGGCTGCTTCTCACTGTGCAGAACACCCAGGAAATGAAG CTGGACTACACAGAGGCCGAAACCTGCAATGAGTGTTTTGAAATGCGTAAAAATGTGAGCAACGCAAACAAGACCTGCATCTGCACAGTGAATTTTAGGATTGACAAACCATTTAAG ggaGATGTCTTTTTCTATTACGGACTCCGTAACTTTCATCAGAACCTTCGCAGATACATGGACTCCAGAGATGATGGGCAGACGGTTGGAAGGAAGAAAAATTTAAAG GACCCAAGTTCATATTGTGAGCCATTTTTGAAAGATCCCAGCGGACGCCCGATTGCTCCCTGTGGCGCTGTGGCCAACAGCATCTTCAACG ACTCCTTCACCCTGTGGTATCATCATCCCAACGGCAAAGATGAGGTTCCTTTGATGCGGGAAGGCCTCACGTGGTACACGGACAAATACATCAAGTTCCGCAACCCAAAGACTGACAACTTGACTCTAGCCGAAGTGTTTGAAG GAACGGCGCCACCTCCATACTGGCAGAAGCCCGTGTACGAGCTCGATCCTTCGAATCCCATGAACAACGGTTTTATCAATGACGATTTCATTGTATGGATGAGGGAGGCAGCTTTCCCCAACTTCAAGAAACTTTATGGAATCTTATTCCGAAACGACAACCCTTTCACGAAGGGGCTTCCAGCAGGCAATTACAGCATCGATATATCCTACA ACTTTCCCGTGCAGTATTTTCGAGGCAGAAAGGAAGTGGTGCTGACAACGGTGACCTGGTTTGGAGGTCAGAACTATTTCCTGCCTATTGCTTACCTCGTAACCAGCGGCCTGATCCTCCTGACAGCTGTCGTCCTCACGGTGGTCTGGTGGAAGTTTGGAAAAGATGGGAAGAACATGAAGAAGTGA